A section of the Candidatus Omnitrophota bacterium genome encodes:
- a CDS encoding glycoside hydrolase family 65 protein: MKDYYSKYSGAYSWQIKEEGWVKSLQGVREVQLALGNGYWGSRAILEELPYEAKPGTYMAGVYDKVGSQVSELVNLPNPFNFKITADGEKLGVMTMDALQHRRILNLRSGILSRYTVFQDSKKRKYDYQSLRFISMHDKNIGVLQVSFTPLDHQIKISIETGIDISVYNSGTATEGRKRHFRVKELGQFNKEGYLIVETFGKLHKLIFRSGFYYRIGGRKTVAKDNVFELKVAKNQTVIFTKIFYIDYISQSENLNGFKKISEKKFRRAFKGGFNYLLKKHIFAWENLWKQAEVSIWGDPEIEKNFRFNIYHMLICAPCDGGNSSIGAKALTGEGYRGHIFWDTEIFLLPFYLYTLPEAARNILLYRYKRLDAARDRAKSFGFKGAMFPWESAGLGIEETPDRAKDLDGKIIKIHTGQMEQHITADIAYAFYHYYNVTQDEKFMYDYGYEVIFETARFWASRVEYNKRKKIYEIKHVIGPNEFQIDVNNNAFTNMMAKWNLLKAYKLFQQLKQNDLKLLRKLNTEIELTNKETKEWKKIAAKIGINKNKNSIIEQFDGYFRKKYIKITQWDENSLPIVSARLSPREYARTQFVKQADVVMLLYLLADVFNLRTKKKNYEYYLSRTLHNSSLSLPIYAIVAIDLGDRERAYRFFRTAIHTDISNIHNNTDHGIHAAGIGGTWQILVSGFAGVRIEKEILSINPKLPHSWRKVIFSLYWRGKLLKLEIKNNKITIQVSGNKKRIKIRVFGILHEIRGDKTFNFKRKELAKKKEASYL; encoded by the coding sequence GGGGAAGCCGCGCGATTTTAGAAGAACTTCCTTATGAGGCCAAGCCTGGAACATATATGGCAGGGGTATATGATAAGGTTGGTTCGCAGGTTTCGGAGTTGGTAAATCTGCCTAATCCATTTAATTTTAAGATTACTGCTGATGGCGAAAAATTAGGTGTTATGACCATGGATGCTCTCCAACACAGAAGAATCTTAAACCTTAGGTCTGGGATTTTATCCCGCTATACTGTTTTTCAAGATAGTAAAAAAAGGAAATATGACTACCAAAGTTTACGTTTTATCTCTATGCACGATAAAAATATCGGCGTATTGCAGGTCTCCTTTACGCCCTTAGATCATCAGATCAAGATATCGATTGAGACAGGAATTGATATTTCCGTGTATAACTCAGGTACGGCTACTGAAGGGCGCAAAAGACATTTCCGCGTTAAAGAATTAGGCCAATTCAATAAAGAAGGATATCTTATAGTTGAGACGTTCGGAAAGTTACATAAGCTAATTTTCCGAAGTGGATTTTATTACAGGATAGGAGGTAGAAAGACAGTCGCAAAAGACAATGTTTTCGAATTAAAAGTTGCCAAAAATCAAACTGTAATCTTTACAAAGATATTTTATATAGACTACATCTCTCAATCCGAGAATTTAAATGGTTTTAAGAAAATATCAGAAAAAAAATTCAGGAGGGCATTTAAAGGAGGTTTCAATTATTTATTAAAGAAGCATATTTTTGCTTGGGAAAATTTATGGAAACAAGCAGAGGTCTCCATCTGGGGTGACCCGGAGATAGAAAAGAACTTCCGTTTTAATATCTATCATATGCTTATCTGCGCCCCTTGTGATGGTGGAAATTCTAGCATCGGCGCAAAGGCCTTAACCGGTGAAGGATATCGGGGCCATATATTCTGGGACACTGAAATTTTCCTCCTGCCATTTTATCTCTATACTTTACCAGAGGCGGCACGTAATATATTGCTTTATAGGTATAAAAGATTAGATGCTGCTAGAGACAGAGCCAAGAGTTTCGGTTTTAAAGGAGCCATGTTTCCTTGGGAATCGGCTGGATTAGGGATTGAAGAGACCCCGGACCGAGCTAAGGATCTAGATGGAAAGATTATTAAAATCCATACTGGTCAGATGGAACAGCATATCACTGCGGATATCGCCTACGCCTTTTACCACTATTATAACGTAACACAGGATGAGAAATTTATGTACGATTATGGTTATGAGGTAATATTTGAGACCGCCAGATTCTGGGCCAGCCGTGTGGAATATAACAAGAGAAAGAAGATATACGAGATAAAGCATGTTATTGGTCCTAATGAATTCCAAATAGATGTCAACAATAATGCCTTTACAAATATGATGGCAAAGTGGAATTTACTCAAAGCTTATAAACTATTTCAACAGTTAAAGCAAAATGATTTAAAATTGTTGAGGAAACTAAATACAGAAATCGAACTTACCAATAAAGAGACAAAAGAATGGAAGAAGATCGCAGCCAAGATTGGCATTAATAAAAATAAAAACAGTATTATTGAACAATTTGATGGTTATTTCAGAAAAAAATACATTAAGATAACGCAATGGGATGAGAACTCTCTGCCTATTGTATCAGCTAGACTATCGCCTCGCGAATATGCCCGCACCCAGTTTGTTAAACAGGCGGATGTAGTTATGCTTCTTTATCTTCTTGCCGATGTTTTCAACCTAAGAACTAAAAAGAAAAATTATGAATATTATCTTAGCCGTACGCTGCATAATTCTTCTCTGAGCCTACCCATATATGCAATTGTGGCTATTGATCTTGGAGACCGGGAGCGTGCCTATCGTTTCTTCCGCACTGCAATTCATACTGACATCAGCAATATTCATAATAATACTGACCATGGCATTCATGCTGCTGGGATCGGTGGTACCTGGCAGATTTTGGTAAGTGGATTTGCAGGGGTGAGAATAGAGAAAGAAATTCTTTCTATTAATCCTAAACTACCACATTCCTGGCGGAAGGTTATTTTTTCTTTATATTGGCGCGGGAAGCTTCTTAAATTAGAAATTAAAAATAATAAGATAACCATTCAGGTCTCGGGAAATAAAAAAAGAATTAAGATAAGGGTATTTGGTATTTTGCATGAAATCCGCGGTGATAAAACCTTTAATTTTAAAAGAAAAGAATTGGCAAAAAAGAAAGAGGCCAGCTATCTTTAG
- a CDS encoding glycosyltransferase family 4 protein gives MAKKRLTISHLHWGFPPVVGGVETHLTILLPTFVKMGHKVHLLTGAFEGAKAEDNYKGVSVLRQPIMDLNWLTRRGTHGLFEEVRSVLNKFVDKTKPDCLHVHNMHYFSKIHANALQAVSIKKGIPLFLTAHNVWDDNLFLDLMKNIKWTHVIAVSHFIKREIIGIGYPHNKVTVIHHGIDHNIYSPKVNPKVVFKKYPILKGKKVIFHPARMGLAKGCDVTIKAMRIIKERFPESFLILAGTKNIIDWSQSQQKDIAYMVSLVKFLRLKDNVLMDCFALEDMPKLYAASCACVYPSTASEPFGLTMLESLASGKPMVVTETGGMPEIIKDSINGFVIPIKDFESLASRVIQLLANKNLRERLGYTGRQMVEQQFTAEIVAKNTLRLYRGFCKK, from the coding sequence ATGGCAAAGAAACGTCTAACTATTTCACATTTGCATTGGGGATTTCCGCCTGTAGTCGGTGGCGTTGAGACTCATCTGACAATACTCTTGCCTACTTTTGTGAAGATGGGACACAAGGTTCATTTACTTACGGGTGCTTTTGAAGGGGCAAAGGCAGAGGATAATTATAAGGGAGTGAGTGTACTGCGTCAACCAATTATGGATTTGAACTGGCTTACCAGACGAGGAACGCATGGCTTATTTGAGGAGGTAAGGAGCGTTTTAAATAAGTTTGTAGATAAAACTAAACCAGATTGTCTCCATGTCCACAATATGCACTATTTTAGTAAAATTCATGCTAATGCACTTCAAGCAGTATCGATAAAAAAGGGCATCCCTTTGTTTTTGACAGCCCATAATGTCTGGGATGACAACCTTTTTCTGGATCTCATGAAGAATATTAAATGGACTCATGTTATTGCGGTTAGTCATTTTATAAAGAGGGAGATTATTGGAATAGGATATCCCCATAACAAGGTCACTGTTATCCACCATGGTATTGATCATAATATCTATTCCCCTAAAGTAAATCCAAAGGTGGTTTTTAAAAAATATCCAATATTGAAAGGAAAAAAAGTAATATTTCATCCAGCGCGAATGGGTTTGGCCAAAGGCTGTGATGTAACTATAAAAGCTATGCGAATAATTAAAGAAAGATTCCCCGAATCTTTTCTGATTCTCGCTGGAACAAAAAATATTATTGACTGGAGCCAGAGCCAACAAAAAGATATTGCTTACATGGTTAGTCTGGTTAAGTTTTTAAGACTGAAAGACAATGTTTTAATGGATTGTTTTGCCTTAGAGGATATGCCTAAACTTTATGCTGCTAGCTGTGCCTGTGTGTATCCTTCTACCGCATCTGAGCCATTTGGATTAACAATGCTTGAGTCGCTTGCCTCGGGAAAACCTATGGTCGTTACCGAAACCGGAGGCATGCCAGAGATTATCAAGGACAGTATTAATGGCTTTGTTATTCCCATAAAGGACTTCGAATCTCTGGCTTCGCGAGTAATTCAATTGTTAGCTAACAAAAATTTGAGAGAGAGATTAGGTTATACTGGTCGGCAAATGGTGGAACAACAA